The sequence CTTTTGTGCGTTCTCTTCACCGGTGAGTGCTTCCCTGCAGCGAACCAAGGTCGGGCTGCGTGACCTGCGACGTAACTGCGTGCAGAGATGTATTTGCGTGTCCGAAGGCTGCGGGATGAACTCGTGCTTGGTGGGAGCGAAGGACGAGGCCACTGGCATCCAGTCACAGGGCTTACATATCGATGTATATATGAAATCAcctatacacatatgtacatAAATATGTGGAAtcgcagaggaagcagggGATTGTGCTGGTGCATCTCTCGCTTGTGCGCAAGTGTATGGCGGCGCACTCCTTTGCTCTTCTGGGATGTGCgattccgccgccttcgtcgctgtTTTTGCGGGGTGGCTTGTGCGTCTTCGCAGCGCTGATGCTGTGGAAAGTCCTCGTCGTGGTGTCGAACTCACCGTCGCCGGTCGTTGTGGTGCTTAGTGGCTCGATGGAGCCTGCACTGAAGCGAGGCGACATTCTCTTTCTGGTGGACCGCGGCCCTGATATCAAGGTCGGCGACATCGTCGTGTTCAAGGTACGCGGCCGCCTTCTGattttctccgcggcggggggaagggggggtaGGAGCGGGGAGTTCAGGAGAGGGGTGTGCATTCCCAGCGGCACCTACGGACGCATGTGCTCGTGCGTGCGGAGTGCACGCATGCTTCTGTCCGTGGGGCCTCTGTGCAAGTCTTCCTCTGTGCCTCGGGAAAACGCCCGTAGTGTCGGCAGCTGCACATCTGTGTGTGACTGCGTGTACGGCGGGGTGGCGCCTTGCAGCCCATCTCCGCGTCGCACGTCCctgtcttctgcgtgtcGGTTCAGGTTGACGGCCGTGAGATCCCCATTGTTCACCGCGTTCTCTCGCTGcacgagacgcagagcggcgacATGAACATGCTGACAAAGGGCGACAACAACTCAGTCGACGATCGCGGCCTCTACGCCGGTAAGTCCCACGCGAGACTCGCCTCAGGTCTggggcgcgcagagacccACTCGTCTGGatctggcgcggcgccgcctctcggaTGTGCGTCTGTCTGTCGGTCTGTCAgcctgcctctctgtgtctctctgtctcagtctgcctctctgtccGTCTGTCTCTCAGGTTGCCTCTCTGTATCTGTCagtggcgcctcgcgcggccttcgatGTTTAAGGGCGCTGTGGACTGTGTTTGGTTTTCGTGTGTGCAGAGAAGCAAGTGTGGCTCAACCGGACGAACGTGATGGGGGAGACGGTGACTTTCTTGCCTTACGCGGGTCTCGTGACGATCGTCCTGAACGACTACCCTCTGGTGAAGTGGTGCGTCATTATAGGCATGCTTTTCTTGGCGCTACTGGGCTACGAGtagagcgcgccgccgctgcagatcAAGAATGGAGAGACTTTCGCGCGGTTTGACCTCCTGGGCGTTTTGTCCGGCCGAGTTAGAAAGTGAATCGCGTTTTCTGTCTGCGGGGGTTTGACGAGGGGGAGCGGACGCTGAAAGGGACGACGGTAGCcgtccgcgctgctgcgggaATGAGTGGTCAGGCGAGGGGACAAACGACTCGGTTGAAGCGACCTCGAGAAAAGGAAGGCGGGGAGCGTGAGTGGTGGGGGAGCGTGAGGCGCCAGTGGGCGTCGTGTGTGTGAAGCGGAAACGCACGAGTCTGGCAGAAGGGGGAGTCCGAAATGTGCGGGCGAACGTCTCTTCTGTACCTCCgttcgcgcatgcgcacggaggcgcggacgcaggggtcgccgtcggcgatGCCGGGTTTTTCTGCGGAGGAGAGCATCCAAAATGTGAGCGatgctcgctgcgcgccccgCAGGGCCGCGTCTTCACACGCCTCCACAGGATTTTCGCCCGGTGGCGGAGGGGACGTCTGGCGCGAACCCCTGCCCACGGTGCGTGTTGGTTTGGGGTCACGTGTCTGGAAAACCATGCAGGGTTTCCCACCCCCCCCGAATCCTTGCTGTTCCTTCCCTGAGCCCTCTCTTATCCAGAACTGGCACTCGacccgcgctcgctgcgtaGTCATGCAAATTTGCCGGCGACACAAAACTGCAGACCCCGCTTCACTTTCGGCGGCACGGGAGCGCTCCGTGGTAGACTCGGCGGAAGCGTTGCAGGGGGGGCGAGTAGAGGAACCCACGAGACTGACAGGCGGGACACATGAGCGCGACCCAGTGGATGATGGCGGTTTGTTTACTGCACGTCGCGCAAGTAGGCTTGTCACTGGTTTCATGTGGGCTGCTAGGGTCACTTTATCGGCCGTCAGGTCCTGGTATGCGAAGCCACCATGGTTCCCCAGCCCTCGTCTCGTTTGGCAAACACTCAGGGCGCAAGCGTCCTTGAAGAAAGACCTCCACAGGCGCCTTGCGCGACCACTGCTCTGTGTAGGATTTCTTCCGTGCAGCTGGTGGCGCTCAGTAGAGGACCCCTCCGCCCATCTCGTACAGTGGAGCAGCGAGCCACCGGATGGAAGAGCATTGCGCAGCTGTGAGATCGTCGCTACTTGCCATTCCCTCACTACTTTCCTCAACTCCATCACGCACCATGACTGCCAGGCCGTAGGCTGTGGTGTATCAAGGGCTGCAGGCCTGCCGACAAGCTATTCGCCGCTTCTGGCGGCTCGTCGGTGCAGCGAGCCTAGCCGCCTGCTGGAGTTGCGAGTCGTTTGTCTCGCGAAGCTACGCGCTCGTCCGCGCCTTCCATAGCGGTATTATGAAACCAGCAGAATCTAAAACTCGACCCCCAATGTTTTAAACAAGCCATGCTGGGCCGTGTTCAGCTAACTGTCCAACCATGACAACGTATCGTCCACTGatactagcttgatggtgttaatGCAGAGGCTACTGAATGGACTTTTGCTAGCGCCTAAAAAGCTCCTCCCCTAAACCGTCCGTCCCTTTCTCCGTGTGAAGAATTGTTCCAGGTTTCCTGTCTACGGAACAATAAAGAGATAACTccagtttagggtttacaAGTGTGCCCGTCGGAGCGCGGATCACGGGCGAAGACCTGAGCTAGGCACACGTGGACCGTGCGTGCGATTTGCGACGCGTAAGCTAGGATGGCAAGCTACGCGCTAGCTGAGGGGGCTCTCAGTGGCTTTGTCTTGTGCCTTTTTTATACCTCGTATTGAAACAAGTGTGAGGGTCTTGTACAGAGCATATTCCaatgtttttttttcggcaCTCGACTGCAGTACGTTTCGTAGAGGGAAGCCGGTGTATCCCGCTGTCTGCGGTTCGTCAATCGCGAGCCTACATCGGCGGCCGTCGTGACTGCATTCCTCGTATGTTCGCAGTAATCTGCCTACATGCAATGCCCAGGCCCGTATCTGGTGACTTGTGAATACTTCCGAGAGCTCCCAGGCTGCAGTGATATGCCTCTTTCTGGTCCCAGTTGACTGCCCTGCACGCTGTGCCGTCGTGTGTCTTGTCGGCGGGTTGACACAATGCCTGTCCATCAGTGTCttgctccctctctcccgaCGCCGCCCTTTCCCACCAGTCTTTTCGTTCTCGGTTTTGTAGCTGCCGCTGTAGGCCAGGTCTCCTACGTCTGGGGCCACCTCTTTCGCGGCTCACTGATTCACGAACCGCAAAATCCACCGGTCCATCAAAGGCCATTCCAGTGGACCCACTTCACGAGACCCCACTGGGAAGCGCCGTTCACCGCTGGTGGTGCGCGACGTTTCGGTGGCGCTGGAGTCGACGAAAAGCTTGCGGGGGAGTCCTCGAGCGATTCTAGCTCGATCTCGTTCCTATCAGAAGCTGCAACACCGTCCACGTCTTCCTCCCCAGCCTCGGAATCGGTTGAAGAGCTCCTGCACTCACTTGCTCTCGGCTACAATGGGAAGTGGATGACCGATGATGACAGGGAGAGCAAGCTATTACTGGCTCAGTTCATTTCGCAGATGCCTCCTCCCGGCGGTCCGCTCGTTGCCGCGGATTCTCCAGGTCGTTTGTTGGACTATGCCATCCCCGACAACGTCGTGG is a genomic window of Besnoitia besnoiti strain Bb-Ger1 chromosome IV, whole genome shotgun sequence containing:
- a CDS encoding signal peptidase (encoded by transcript BESB_057590); the encoded protein is MKKRQTKLASGASLPMEVEAADTDGKMAAFAKKYNLGIPSFIQPVYQTLADELRTVYRRPREALLSVVNLLCVLFTALMLWKVLVVVSNSPSPVVVVLSGSMEPALKRGDILFLVDRGPDIKVGDIVVFKVDGREIPIVHRVLSLHETQSGDMNMLTKGDNNSVDDRGLYAEKQVWLNRTNVMGETVTFLPYAGLVTIVLNDYPLVKWCVIIGMLFLALLGYE